The following are encoded in a window of Rubellicoccus peritrichatus genomic DNA:
- a CDS encoding DUF3106 domain-containing protein: protein MNFLSLIVHHPRHFVVTALAVALFQPAVNAQQQDEPDQEREERPFPPPRRDGSGVFPDDRSPPPSRGERSERYPRFKDRKEHSRHGDVMGPNREIRELDRMSPPQAGGESLDVVERFLEMPPERLAMIRALIERLEQMTPEEKEAMKERIASYRAMTRERRAHMMEEFQQIPVHDRLLLRMYWRSLPREQAKLEKEKIRSLPPEERDAYRKELLAKARESGISITPPTPPPNIDVPPPPELIPPPFPDNMRPPPPPAASAEAN from the coding sequence ATGAACTTTCTCTCTCTCATCGTTCATCACCCACGTCATTTTGTTGTGACAGCCCTCGCTGTTGCTTTGTTTCAGCCTGCGGTTAATGCGCAGCAGCAGGATGAGCCAGACCAGGAGCGTGAGGAAAGGCCTTTCCCTCCACCAAGGCGGGATGGTTCCGGAGTCTTTCCTGATGACCGTTCTCCTCCTCCGTCGCGTGGAGAACGTTCTGAGCGTTATCCGCGCTTTAAAGATCGAAAAGAACATTCACGCCATGGGGACGTGATGGGGCCCAATCGTGAGATAAGAGAATTGGATAGAATGAGTCCGCCACAGGCTGGTGGCGAGTCACTGGATGTTGTTGAACGCTTTTTAGAGATGCCACCAGAGCGCCTGGCAATGATCCGCGCTTTGATCGAACGGTTGGAGCAAATGACTCCGGAAGAAAAAGAGGCAATGAAGGAGCGTATTGCGAGCTATCGCGCCATGACGCGCGAAAGACGCGCTCACATGATGGAAGAGTTTCAACAAATCCCGGTTCATGATCGGCTTCTATTGAGAATGTACTGGCGTTCTTTGCCGCGTGAGCAGGCAAAACTGGAAAAAGAAAAGATACGCAGTTTGCCCCCTGAAGAACGTGATGCCTATCGCAAAGAATTGCTGGCTAAGGCACGTGAAAGCGGGATTTCAATCACCCCGCCAACACCACCTCCGAACATTGATGTTCCACCTCCGCCGGAGCTCATCCCACCGCCATTTCCTGACAATATGCGACCGCCTCCTCCGCCTGCCGCATCAGCCGAGGCTAATTAG
- a CDS encoding RNA polymerase sigma factor produces MSATVTAILPTWLSTGSRLTVDTMAESEATAVDEDAELLLRVAAGDDSAMRPIVERWQGPLINFFYRSLRSVEASEDLAQTVFVRVYRAAPKYEPRAKFSTFLFHIARRLLINEFRRQSRKPLETVDPADLTGATEGREKLDLMEIEEAFELALQTLPENHRTAILLFKQQEMSYEQIAESMDASVTAVKSWIHRARQKLKEQLSDFYPNAS; encoded by the coding sequence ATGAGCGCAACAGTGACGGCAATTCTTCCGACTTGGCTTTCTACAGGTTCGCGCCTTACGGTAGATACAATGGCGGAAAGCGAAGCTACGGCAGTAGATGAAGATGCTGAGCTGCTCCTGCGGGTTGCCGCTGGGGATGATTCCGCCATGCGCCCTATCGTAGAGCGCTGGCAAGGGCCATTGATCAACTTTTTTTACCGCTCCCTTCGATCCGTAGAGGCTTCGGAGGACCTTGCGCAGACCGTTTTTGTGCGGGTTTACCGGGCAGCTCCGAAGTACGAACCGCGGGCTAAATTTTCCACTTTCCTTTTTCACATTGCGCGCAGACTCTTAATTAATGAATTTCGGCGGCAGAGTCGAAAACCACTTGAAACGGTGGACCCGGCAGATCTGACTGGGGCGACTGAAGGCCGCGAAAAGCTCGACTTGATGGAAATCGAGGAGGCTTTCGAGCTGGCGTTGCAAACACTTCCTGAAAATCACAGAACAGCAATTCTGCTTTTTAAACAACAAGAGATGAGCTACGAGCAAATCGCTGAGTCAATGGATGCTTCGGTAACCGCAGTGAAAAGTTGGATTCACCGCGCCCGGCAAAAGCTGAAAGAACAACTCAGCGATTTCTATCCAAATGCTTCATAA